The proteins below are encoded in one region of Sporosarcina sp. FSL K6-1508:
- a CDS encoding XtrA/YqaO family protein, producing the protein MRMKELQISSNGVLNFDTKELSGSCVIVISDGKVKLSELPPHADTIIKTYKGIVTCVNWDEGELF; encoded by the coding sequence ATGAGAATGAAAGAATTACAGATTAGTTCCAACGGAGTCTTGAATTTTGATACAAAGGAACTATCGGGATCATGCGTCATTGTAATCAGTGACGGTAAAGTCAAATTATCAGAATTACCTCCACATGCTGATACGATAATCAAGACGTATAAAGGGATAGTAACTTGTGTTAATTGGGATGAGGGGGAGCTATTTTGA
- a CDS encoding helix-turn-helix domain-containing protein, translated as MAEVEIVSNQILKERNMTQLKLPNLTDIRYESISNLNKNKTERLSLIHLQKIMILLEITDVGMLLKFVDNTVVEPIFEPVVEIKHNPLDDEIELLNLPPVVFNKIRRHATYVGDLMKIDCSKIPLMDPKNLEILNVALKEHLVKHK; from the coding sequence TTGGCTGAGGTTGAAATTGTGTCAAATCAAATCCTTAAAGAACGAAATATGACTCAACTAAAACTTCCGAATTTAACAGACATCCGTTACGAATCTATCTCTAATCTTAATAAAAATAAAACTGAACGCTTATCACTTATCCACCTCCAGAAAATCATGATCTTACTTGAGATAACTGATGTCGGGATGCTATTGAAATTTGTAGACAACACTGTTGTCGAGCCTATCTTTGAACCTGTCGTCGAAATCAAACACAATCCACTAGATGATGAGATCGAGCTACTGAATTTACCGCCAGTCGTCTTCAACAAAATAAGGCGCCACGCTACTTACGTTGGGGATCTCATGAAAATAGATTGCTCAAAAATCCCTCTCATGGATCCGAAGAATTTAGAGATATTGAATGTTGCGCTTAAGGAGCACCTAGTAAAACATAAATAA
- a CDS encoding helix-turn-helix domain-containing protein, whose amino-acid sequence MNVKKKKRGSRGKFVEWLKPEGLIKIEGWVRDGLTDEQIATNIGISRSTLNEWKKKYSDISDALKRGKEVVDRQVENALLKRALGYQYNEVTQEKTWSDELGIYEMPVTKIATKEVNPDTTAQIFWLKNRKPKDWRDKQDIQHSGNMDINNPVKGLTTEELRKLIDK is encoded by the coding sequence TTGAATGTGAAGAAAAAGAAAAGAGGAAGCAGAGGGAAATTCGTTGAATGGTTAAAACCAGAAGGGTTAATCAAGATTGAAGGTTGGGTTCGCGATGGTTTAACAGATGAACAGATCGCTACAAACATAGGTATTAGTCGTTCGACATTGAATGAATGGAAAAAGAAGTATTCGGACATATCGGACGCCTTAAAAAGGGGCAAGGAAGTTGTTGACCGTCAAGTTGAGAATGCGTTGCTTAAACGGGCTCTTGGATATCAATACAACGAAGTTACACAAGAAAAAACATGGAGTGACGAACTAGGGATATATGAGATGCCAGTAACAAAGATTGCCACAAAAGAAGTCAATCCAGATACGACCGCTCAAATCTTCTGGCTGAAGAACCGCAAACCGAAAGACTGGCGTGATAAACAGGATATCCAACACAGTGGCAATATGGACATCAATAACCCAGTTAAGGGCCTCACAACAGAGGAACTAAGGAAGCTGATAGACAAATGA